A stretch of Flavobacterium sp. N1994 DNA encodes these proteins:
- a CDS encoding helix-turn-helix domain-containing protein, with protein sequence MAVKEELDKLKLAFTTIDLGEVVLRKNIHADDRELLRKALLKKGLELMDDKKSMLIERTKNVIVELIHYAEKHPKVNFSEYLSKELDYNYTHLANLFSEVTGTTIVNYIILNKIERVKELLLYDELSLTEISYLMEYSSVSHLSNQFKKVTGLTPTYFKEIKNYKKRIQLEEL encoded by the coding sequence ATGGCAGTAAAAGAAGAATTAGACAAATTAAAATTAGCTTTTACCACTATTGATTTAGGGGAAGTGGTACTCAGAAAAAACATCCATGCTGATGATAGAGAATTACTTCGCAAAGCCTTATTAAAAAAGGGACTAGAATTAATGGATGATAAAAAATCTATGCTCATAGAACGAACAAAAAACGTAATTGTAGAACTGATTCATTACGCAGAAAAACATCCCAAAGTAAATTTCTCAGAATATTTGAGTAAAGAATTAGACTATAATTATACTCATCTTGCTAATCTTTTTTCAGAAGTTACTGGAACTACCATAGTCAATTATATTATTCTGAATAAAATAGAGCGTGTGAAAGAATTGCTCTTGTATGATGAATTATCACTAACTGAAATAAGTTACTTAATGGAATACAGTAGCGTTTCCCATTTGTCAAACCAATTTAAAAAAGTGACTGGACTAACACCAACCTATTTTAAAGAAATTAAAAATTACAAAAAACGTATTCAATTAGAAGAATTGTAA